In Flavobacterium endoglycinae, one DNA window encodes the following:
- a CDS encoding ABC transporter permease produces MNYTNSSNDWLFEITPKNKFFYLNLKEVWQYRDLLFLFVKRDVITVYKQTVLGPLWYLIQPLFTSITFTIIFNNVAGINTGSVPPFLFNLAGITVWNYFTSCLNGTSDTFKANAGIFGKVYFPRLITPISVVISNLIKFGIQFFIFIVFYIYYYAQGADLSLNITLLFFPFLIIVMGVLGLGLGMLISSTVTKYRDLVYLVGFGIQLLMYLSAVMYPMELIKTKLPKYGWIVEYNPLAYIIETTRYMLLGIGQISPLGLIYTFIVTAGVFFGGILIFNKTEKTFIDTV; encoded by the coding sequence ATGAACTATACAAATTCGTCAAATGACTGGCTGTTTGAAATAACACCCAAAAATAAATTTTTCTACCTGAATCTTAAAGAGGTTTGGCAATACAGAGATTTATTGTTCCTATTCGTAAAACGTGATGTTATTACAGTTTATAAACAAACCGTTTTAGGACCCCTTTGGTATCTAATCCAACCTTTATTTACTTCAATAACATTTACAATCATTTTTAATAATGTTGCGGGTATTAATACAGGCTCTGTTCCGCCTTTTTTATTCAATTTGGCAGGAATTACAGTTTGGAATTATTTTACCTCTTGTTTAAATGGTACTTCAGATACGTTTAAAGCTAATGCAGGAATATTTGGAAAAGTATATTTTCCAAGACTGATTACACCCATTTCAGTTGTAATTTCTAATCTTATTAAGTTTGGAATCCAATTTTTCATTTTTATTGTATTTTATATTTATTACTATGCTCAAGGTGCAGATTTAAGTTTAAATATTACTCTTCTATTTTTTCCCTTTTTAATTATAGTAATGGGAGTTCTAGGTTTGGGATTAGGGATGTTAATTTCTTCTACAGTAACAAAATATAGAGATCTTGTTTATTTAGTTGGTTTTGGAATTCAGTTGTTAATGTATTTATCTGCTGTAATGTATCCTATGGAATTAATTAAAACAAAACTGCCTAAATACGGCTGGATTGTAGAATATAACCCACTGGCATATATAATTGAAACAACACGCTATATGCTGCTTGGCATAGGACAAATTTCACCTTTAGGATTAATCTATACATTCATTGTAACAGCTGGAGTGTTTTTTGGAGGCATATTAATTTTTAATAAAACCGAAAAAACATTTATTGATACAGTTTAA
- a CDS encoding ABC transporter ATP-binding protein, whose translation MKDIILKAENISKQYRLGEVGTGTLSHDLNRLWHKIRGKEDPYLKIGDTNDRSVKGISDYVWALEDINFEVERGEVLGIIGKNGAGKSTLLKILSKVTTPTTGSIKSRGRIASLLEVGTGFHGEMTGRENIYINGAILGMTKKEITSKLKEIIEFSGCERYIDTPVKRYSSGMTVRLAFAVAAFLEPEILVIDEVLAVGDAEFQKKAIGKMQDISKQGGRTVLFVSHNMAAVKSLCTKGLVLVNGKVAMTGNVENAVNYYLSQDSEAMNRKVFSSEYDKKDFTLHEISLNAVDKLFEEPLDEYQEIEINTLFTLKDSSKKLHLTFVLNNDTGEPLFTFSHINNGLTLKEGLNKIKCSLPKGFLNIGTYYLSFYVIENAASALFIEKDIMSFIIQEGERPIGSWMGREPGFIKPKFEWSIENN comes from the coding sequence TTGAAAGACATAATTTTAAAGGCTGAAAATATTTCTAAACAATACCGTTTGGGAGAAGTAGGAACCGGTACTTTAAGTCATGATTTAAACAGATTATGGCATAAAATAAGAGGAAAAGAAGATCCTTATTTAAAAATCGGAGATACTAATGATCGATCGGTTAAAGGTATATCTGATTATGTTTGGGCTTTAGAGGATATTAATTTTGAAGTAGAACGTGGCGAAGTTTTAGGTATAATTGGTAAAAACGGAGCAGGAAAATCTACACTTTTAAAAATTCTTTCTAAAGTAACAACGCCTACTACAGGAAGTATAAAATCACGAGGACGCATCGCTTCTCTTTTAGAAGTTGGAACGGGTTTTCATGGCGAAATGACAGGCCGCGAAAATATATATATTAATGGCGCTATTTTGGGGATGACAAAAAAAGAAATTACCTCAAAATTAAAAGAAATTATTGAATTTTCTGGCTGTGAACGTTATATCGACACTCCTGTAAAAAGATATAGCTCTGGAATGACAGTTCGTCTCGCTTTTGCTGTCGCAGCCTTTTTGGAACCTGAAATTTTGGTTATTGATGAAGTTCTAGCTGTTGGAGATGCTGAATTTCAGAAAAAAGCAATAGGTAAAATGCAGGATATTTCGAAGCAGGGTGGTAGAACAGTTTTATTTGTGAGTCATAATATGGCAGCGGTAAAAAGTTTGTGTACCAAAGGTCTAGTTTTAGTTAATGGTAAAGTTGCTATGACAGGGAATGTCGAAAATGCGGTTAACTATTATTTAAGTCAGGATTCTGAAGCTATGAATAGAAAAGTATTCTCTTCTGAATATGATAAAAAAGATTTTACGCTTCATGAAATTAGTTTAAATGCAGTAGACAAATTATTTGAAGAACCATTAGACGAATATCAAGAAATTGAAATAAATACCTTATTTACGTTAAAAGATAGTTCAAAAAAACTGCATTTGACATTTGTTCTGAATAACGATACAGGAGAGCCACTTTTTACCTTTTCTCATATTAACAATGGTTTGACATTAAAAGAAGGATTAAATAAAATAAAGTGCTCCCTCCCAAAAGGATTCTTAAACATTGGAACTTATTACCTAAGTTTTTATGTTATTGAGAATGCAGCGTCTGCACTTTTCATTGAAAAAGATATCATGTCATTTATTATTCAGGAAGGAGAAAGACCAATAGGTTCTTGGATGGGTAGAGAACCTGGTTTTATAAAACCAAAATTTGAATGGTCAATCGAGAACAATTAG
- a CDS encoding FkbM family methyltransferase, translating to MKKKIKKIFKSLFKKLGYNLTKINTANNIPSYHNDKDYLLFNFYDTLKRFNFQPKHIVDVGANRGTWTREALKHFPKAYYTLLEPQEWLKESFNDILKTNSQVQFYPVGAGEKKGSFLFTIVDRDDSCSFRYTTEEAAKFGFKQIEIPVTTINELLFESKFPVPDIIKIDAEGLDIEVLKGSSNYFGQTEIFMVEAGVVNKSFDNSFLKLINYMDENGYRLFEITDLNRPFDLKVLWLVELVFVRKNGFIDSQIINTQ from the coding sequence ATGAAGAAAAAAATTAAAAAAATATTCAAGTCACTATTTAAGAAACTAGGATATAATTTAACGAAAATAAATACTGCTAATAATATTCCTTCATATCATAATGATAAAGATTACTTATTGTTTAATTTTTATGATACTTTAAAGAGATTTAATTTTCAGCCTAAGCATATAGTCGATGTTGGAGCAAATCGAGGAACGTGGACACGTGAAGCTTTGAAACATTTTCCAAAGGCATATTATACACTTTTAGAGCCTCAAGAATGGTTAAAAGAATCTTTTAATGATATTTTAAAAACAAATTCTCAAGTTCAGTTTTATCCTGTGGGCGCAGGTGAAAAAAAAGGCTCTTTTCTTTTTACTATTGTCGATCGAGATGACAGCTGTTCTTTTAGATATACTACAGAAGAAGCTGCCAAATTTGGATTTAAACAAATTGAGATACCAGTAACAACTATAAATGAACTACTTTTTGAAAGCAAATTTCCTGTTCCAGATATTATTAAAATTGATGCAGAAGGATTGGATATAGAAGTTTTAAAAGGTTCTAGCAATTATTTTGGACAAACTGAAATATTCATGGTAGAAGCTGGAGTAGTTAATAAATCATTTGACAATAGTTTTCTAAAACTAATAAATTATATGGATGAAAACGGTTACAGATTATTTGAAATAACCGATTTAAATAGACCTTTTGACTTAAAAGTTTTATGGCTGGTAGAACTCGTTTTTGTTAGAAAGAATGGTTTTATTGATTCTCAGATTATAAATACACAGTAA
- a CDS encoding glycosyltransferase family 2 protein — protein sequence MYTNPQYTVSVDMITYKHERFIKQAIEGVLMQETSFDYELIISDDCSPDNTQEIIEEIKKNHPKGDKIKYFRHKQNIGMQANGTFAFNQCSGKYVALCEGDDYWTDPLKLQKQVDFLEANPEYVLSFHPISILKNDGTIVDDFITNVPKDYETIETLARLGNYIHTPSVVFRNVIAELPFEFQLTPIGDYFLYIILAQYGKLKYLEEKMAVYRYNVGVISKMSNIDIANNNVKMYSCMIGYIKDENVKKIIIDKQIKVVTEHYKQIEASYHNAFVSRNFVFVTIKKINFYSKNPKLFLKRIKKKFKFCFP from the coding sequence ATGTATACCAATCCACAATATACCGTCTCAGTTGATATGATAACCTATAAACATGAAAGGTTTATCAAACAGGCTATAGAAGGAGTTTTAATGCAGGAAACTAGTTTCGATTATGAATTAATCATATCCGACGACTGTTCTCCAGATAATACTCAAGAAATTATTGAAGAAATAAAAAAAAACCATCCGAAAGGAGATAAAATTAAATATTTCAGACATAAACAAAATATTGGTATGCAGGCAAATGGGACTTTTGCTTTTAATCAATGTTCTGGAAAATATGTTGCACTTTGTGAAGGAGACGATTATTGGACAGATCCGTTAAAACTTCAAAAACAAGTTGATTTCTTGGAAGCAAATCCGGAATATGTTTTGTCTTTTCATCCTATCAGTATTTTAAAAAATGATGGAACTATTGTAGATGATTTTATTACAAATGTGCCAAAAGATTATGAAACAATAGAAACCCTTGCAAGATTAGGTAATTACATACATACTCCTTCGGTAGTTTTTAGAAATGTTATTGCAGAACTTCCTTTTGAATTCCAATTAACTCCAATAGGAGATTATTTTCTTTATATAATTCTTGCTCAATATGGTAAGTTGAAATATTTAGAAGAAAAAATGGCAGTTTACAGATACAATGTTGGTGTAATATCCAAAATGTCAAACATAGATATTGCTAATAACAATGTTAAAATGTACTCCTGTATGATTGGATACATTAAAGATGAAAATGTTAAAAAAATTATTATCGATAAACAGATAAAAGTTGTTACAGAACATTATAAACAGATAGAAGCGAGTTATCATAACGCTTTCGTTTCACGCAATTTCGTTTTTGTAACAATCAAAAAAATCAATTTTTATAGTAAGAACCCGAAATTATTTTTAAAAAGGATAAAAAAGAAATTTAAATTTTGCTTTCCATAA
- a CDS encoding glycosyltransferase, giving the protein MLSIIICSREKKIKHELAENIDKTIGTEYELIIVDNSLNSYSIFEAYNYGISQSNGNYLCFIHDDIFFHTQNWGNVIENIFESDSKIGLVGVAGAKIKTKMPSAWWDCNDENLQINIIQHFSDKIEEHWQKGLTENNTTSVAAIDGVFMAARKDAEITFSTELKGFHNYDLNFSFEYQKKGYKVVTTKEILLEHYSLGTLNKDWYSSTIRLHKLYKEILPINFSNTNIKKIEFKNGSKFILDLLSHKMKKEALSLWFQLIWLKPKSKFHFKFLNQFFK; this is encoded by the coding sequence TTGCTTTCCATAATTATTTGCAGTAGAGAAAAAAAAATAAAACATGAGCTGGCCGAAAATATAGATAAAACTATCGGTACAGAATATGAATTAATTATTGTTGACAATTCTCTCAATAGCTATTCAATTTTTGAAGCCTATAATTATGGCATCTCTCAAAGCAATGGAAATTATTTATGCTTTATTCACGACGATATTTTTTTTCATACGCAAAATTGGGGAAATGTAATTGAAAATATTTTCGAATCCGATTCAAAAATTGGACTTGTTGGTGTTGCGGGAGCAAAAATAAAAACCAAAATGCCTTCGGCTTGGTGGGATTGTAATGACGAAAATCTTCAAATAAATATCATTCAACATTTTTCAGATAAAATAGAAGAACATTGGCAGAAAGGATTAACTGAAAATAATACAACTAGTGTAGCTGCAATAGACGGTGTATTTATGGCTGCAAGAAAAGATGCTGAAATAACTTTCAGTACAGAATTAAAAGGCTTTCATAATTACGATTTGAACTTTTCATTTGAATACCAGAAAAAAGGATATAAAGTTGTTACCACAAAAGAAATCCTGTTAGAGCATTATTCATTAGGAACCTTAAATAAAGATTGGTATAGTTCGACTATTCGTCTGCATAAATTATACAAAGAAATACTTCCGATCAATTTTTCAAATACCAACATAAAAAAAATAGAATTTAAAAATGGAAGTAAATTCATTCTTGATTTGTTGAGTCACAAAATGAAAAAAGAAGCATTATCGCTTTGGTTTCAACTAATTTGGCTAAAGCCGAAAAGCAAGTTTCATTTTAAATTTTTAAATCAGTTTTTTAAATAA
- a CDS encoding glycosyltransferase family 2 protein — MLAIIIPFYKLIFFEETLESLASQTDQRFRVYIGDDASPEDPKYLLEKYKQKFDFIYHRFEANFGGNSLVKQWQRCIELINDEKYLMILGDDDVLSDNVVESFYIHFEAFNQKSNVIRYASKIIKQELNSLSEIYTHPVWEKPTDSYYRKYQWLSRSSLSEYIFTREVYNKFGFNDFPLAWYSDDMAWLEFSDKKPIYTINDAVVFFRLSFNNISGREDNLEEKEKSEFLFYKKFIKNHLSECTLEQKKIFLLELGIAAKQTKQLDFNTCFLIALGLLKNGLFYSFAKFIRRVYREKFNT, encoded by the coding sequence ATGCTTGCGATAATAATTCCTTTTTACAAACTTATTTTTTTTGAAGAAACTTTAGAATCTCTGGCTTCTCAAACAGATCAACGTTTTAGAGTTTATATTGGTGACGATGCAAGCCCTGAAGATCCAAAGTATTTATTAGAAAAATACAAGCAAAAATTCGATTTTATTTATCATCGGTTTGAAGCCAATTTTGGAGGTAATTCATTAGTAAAACAATGGCAAAGATGTATTGAACTGATTAATGATGAAAAATATCTAATGATTCTAGGTGACGACGACGTATTGAGTGATAATGTTGTAGAATCATTTTATATACATTTTGAAGCTTTTAATCAAAAGTCGAATGTAATTCGATATGCTTCAAAAATTATTAAACAAGAATTAAATTCGCTGTCAGAAATATATACTCATCCGGTTTGGGAAAAACCAACAGATTCTTATTACAGAAAATACCAATGGCTTAGCCGGAGTTCCTTGTCAGAGTATATCTTTACAAGAGAAGTTTATAATAAATTTGGGTTTAATGACTTTCCGCTCGCTTGGTATTCTGATGACATGGCATGGCTCGAATTTTCAGATAAGAAACCCATTTATACGATAAATGATGCAGTTGTATTTTTTAGATTGTCCTTCAATAATATTTCAGGAAGAGAAGATAATTTAGAAGAAAAAGAAAAATCAGAATTTTTGTTTTATAAAAAGTTCATCAAAAATCATCTTTCAGAATGTACTTTAGAACAAAAAAAAATATTTCTTCTAGAATTAGGAATTGCAGCGAAACAAACAAAACAACTTGATTTTAACACTTGTTTTTTAATTGCCTTAGGCTTGTTAAAAAACGGTTTATTTTATTCTTTTGCAAAATTTATAAGAAGAGTATATCGGGAAAAATTTAATACCTAA
- a CDS encoding glycosyltransferase family 2 protein: MSFLLSVIIPVYNCERFIEKAVLSATQQPEVTEIVIVNDGSTDDSQKVLEELQKKYPIVKIYHHPNRSNQGRSASRNLGIQKAEGNYIAFLDADDFYLVDRFVNDKKMFEADGNCDGVYNAVGFHFYREATEEELQRHQLYTVTRKVEPEELFKSLLYGKCGHFHIDGLTVKKSVFDLTGLFNKELVVAEDTDIFWKMAIKSRLETGIIDKPLAIRGVHDSNVFDQSDIYKEYTIKMFERLAIWCSHNNVDFYIIDDLFKWIWLIKFKQNKTLLQYIGYWAKLTFPNPKFLFSILTIKYFPIVRKRKELFPFLYQN; this comes from the coding sequence ATGAGTTTTCTTTTATCTGTAATTATTCCGGTTTACAACTGTGAGCGTTTTATTGAAAAGGCAGTGCTTTCTGCTACACAACAACCTGAAGTTACTGAAATAGTGATTGTAAACGATGGCAGTACAGACGATTCGCAAAAAGTTTTAGAAGAACTGCAAAAAAAATATCCTATTGTAAAAATATACCATCATCCCAATCGATCCAATCAAGGACGTTCAGCAAGTAGAAATTTAGGAATACAAAAAGCTGAAGGTAATTACATAGCTTTTTTAGATGCAGATGATTTTTATTTGGTTGATCGTTTTGTAAACGATAAAAAAATGTTTGAAGCTGATGGTAATTGCGATGGCGTTTACAATGCTGTAGGATTTCATTTTTATCGAGAAGCAACCGAAGAAGAACTTCAAAGACATCAATTATATACTGTTACAAGAAAAGTTGAACCGGAAGAACTTTTTAAGTCATTATTATATGGTAAATGCGGACATTTCCATATTGATGGATTAACAGTTAAAAAATCAGTTTTTGATCTAACAGGTTTGTTCAACAAAGAATTAGTTGTGGCCGAAGACACAGATATTTTCTGGAAAATGGCTATAAAATCTCGTTTAGAAACCGGTATAATAGATAAACCTTTGGCAATTAGAGGTGTTCATGACAGTAATGTATTCGATCAATCGGATATATATAAAGAATACACAATTAAAATGTTTGAAAGACTAGCCATTTGGTGCAGTCATAATAATGTCGATTTCTACATTATTGATGATTTATTTAAATGGATCTGGCTTATAAAATTCAAGCAAAATAAAACATTGCTTCAGTATATTGGGTATTGGGCAAAGCTGACTTTTCCAAACCCAAAGTTTCTTTTTTCGATCTTAACAATTAAATATTTTCCGATAGTTCGAAAAAGAAAAGAACTTTTTCCATTTCTTTATCAAAATTAA
- a CDS encoding glycosyltransferase family 2 protein — protein sequence MSAKSNVTVIIPCYNDGLYIMQALNSVLNQTVKADKIIIVDDGSNQETKKVLEKIKNDEVTIIYQENQGVCKARNNAIQLAETDYILNLDADDYFEPTFIEKAIDILNHNQEIAVVGCLVKTLTNNRIDTEIKKPLGGVVKDFIVKNNGIASSLFRKQCWEQVSGYDENMKNGYEDWEFWIAILKHNWKMHIIQEPLFVYRIKPQSRDQKAAAQHDFNLKKYIFLKHKELFEEHFEFYALELLRQNSIFRTNKNKHKNSIDFKIGNAIFEPIRFLKKIIKK from the coding sequence ATGAGCGCAAAAAGTAATGTAACTGTAATAATTCCGTGTTATAATGACGGTTTGTATATTATGCAGGCGCTTAATTCTGTTTTGAATCAAACGGTAAAAGCAGATAAAATTATAATTGTTGATGATGGATCAAATCAGGAAACTAAAAAAGTTCTAGAAAAAATCAAAAATGATGAAGTAACTATTATTTATCAAGAAAATCAAGGAGTTTGTAAAGCAAGAAATAATGCTATTCAATTGGCCGAAACAGATTATATTCTTAATCTTGATGCCGATGATTATTTCGAACCGACTTTTATAGAAAAAGCAATAGATATCTTAAACCATAATCAAGAAATTGCGGTAGTAGGCTGTTTGGTAAAAACGCTAACCAATAATCGAATCGATACGGAAATAAAAAAACCTTTAGGAGGAGTCGTGAAAGATTTTATTGTAAAAAATAATGGTATTGCCAGTTCATTATTTAGAAAACAATGCTGGGAACAGGTTTCGGGTTACGATGAAAATATGAAAAATGGTTATGAAGATTGGGAATTTTGGATTGCCATTTTAAAACATAATTGGAAAATGCATATTATTCAGGAGCCTTTGTTTGTGTACAGAATTAAACCACAATCAAGAGATCAAAAAGCTGCTGCCCAACATGATTTCAATCTGAAAAAATATATATTTTTAAAACATAAAGAACTATTCGAAGAACATTTTGAGTTTTACGCTCTTGAACTTTTAAGACAGAATTCTATTTTTAGAACTAACAAGAATAAACATAAAAACTCTATTGATTTTAAAATTGGAAATGCCATTTTTGAACCGATACGATTTCTAAAAAAAATAATTAAAAAATGA
- a CDS encoding glycosyltransferase family 2 protein — translation MNPLVSVIVPCYKQAHFLKESLQSVLDQTYAEWECIIVNDGSPDNVSEIAQQWTQKDSRFIYLEKENGGLSSARNFGIKSAKGKYILPLDADDILHEEYLSKTVPELEQNSELAIVSSYSKFFIKEKTNVVYELKPQGSECTNLLYVNQLVATSLYRKKNWEEVGGYDESMKKGFEDWEFWIAITKTGLKYKIIPEFLFYYRKAKKSMLVNTVSNHAAEVKEYIFKKHRECYIADFDNCMTVLFYEQNALQKNQKKIKKSIEYKIAKAICKPYRMLKKMWRKK, via the coding sequence ATGAATCCTCTTGTTTCAGTAATTGTTCCATGTTACAAACAGGCGCATTTTCTTAAAGAATCCTTGCAGTCGGTTTTAGACCAGACTTATGCAGAGTGGGAGTGTATCATTGTAAACGACGGCAGTCCTGATAATGTCTCTGAAATTGCTCAGCAATGGACTCAAAAAGATTCACGATTTATTTATCTAGAAAAAGAAAACGGCGGATTAAGCAGTGCTAGAAATTTTGGAATCAAATCAGCGAAAGGAAAATATATTTTGCCCCTTGATGCCGATGATATTTTACATGAGGAATATTTAAGTAAAACAGTTCCTGAATTAGAACAAAATTCAGAATTAGCAATCGTTTCCAGTTACAGTAAGTTTTTTATAAAAGAGAAAACAAATGTCGTTTACGAACTGAAACCTCAAGGAAGTGAATGCACCAATTTGTTATATGTAAACCAATTGGTAGCGACTTCACTATATCGTAAAAAAAACTGGGAAGAAGTTGGCGGTTATGACGAAAGCATGAAAAAAGGCTTTGAAGACTGGGAGTTTTGGATTGCCATAACAAAAACAGGATTAAAATATAAAATAATTCCTGAATTTTTGTTTTACTATCGAAAAGCTAAAAAATCAATGCTAGTCAATACGGTTTCTAATCATGCAGCTGAGGTTAAAGAATATATTTTTAAAAAACACCGCGAATGTTATATAGCTGATTTTGATAATTGCATGACGGTACTCTTTTATGAGCAAAATGCACTTCAAAAAAATCAGAAAAAAATTAAGAAATCTATTGAATACAAAATAGCTAAAGCAATTTGTAAGCCTTACAGAATGCTTAAGAAAATGTGGCGCAAAAAATAA
- a CDS encoding glycosyltransferase: protein MISVVIRTKNQADALNFALKNLTERYLKSISEIIVVDNESTDNSKEIAEKYNARFVTIKNFSFGGSANVCAQEAKYPIVVIFSSHSYPVSHDFFELIQHKFNQNPNLAGLRCLHNPSDYKNYINQVSVLTDPNKSGLIFSGSAFSRSVWEKFPFKEDVATFEDKEWTTRVIKEGYEIDFVPSIFCYDIKRTKKQLFFRFKNDVVGNYQLWHQDITLANVMKGLLVGMYNLLKNFFIDFYYIIRRFFYLIGFITNKPKKF from the coding sequence ATGATATCAGTTGTTATTAGAACAAAAAACCAGGCCGACGCACTTAATTTTGCGTTGAAAAATCTAACCGAAAGATATCTAAAAAGTATTTCTGAAATCATAGTAGTCGATAATGAATCTACAGATAACAGTAAAGAAATCGCTGAAAAATACAACGCCCGTTTTGTCACCATTAAAAATTTCAGTTTTGGGGGCAGTGCAAATGTATGCGCCCAAGAAGCAAAATATCCGATTGTGGTTATTTTTAGTTCGCATTCATATCCTGTAAGTCATGATTTTTTTGAATTAATTCAGCACAAATTCAATCAAAATCCTAATTTGGCAGGTTTGCGTTGTCTGCATAATCCGAGCGATTATAAAAATTACATAAATCAAGTATCAGTTCTAACAGATCCTAATAAATCGGGATTGATATTTTCTGGCTCAGCATTTAGTCGTTCCGTTTGGGAAAAATTTCCTTTTAAAGAAGATGTTGCTACCTTTGAAGATAAAGAATGGACAACCAGAGTTATTAAAGAAGGTTACGAAATAGACTTTGTTCCCTCTATATTTTGTTATGATATTAAAAGAACAAAAAAGCAATTGTTTTTTCGATTTAAAAATGATGTAGTAGGTAATTATCAATTATGGCATCAAGATATTACATTGGCTAATGTCATGAAAGGACTATTGGTAGGAATGTATAATTTGCTGAAAAACTTCTTCATAGATTTTTATTACATAATACGTCGCTTTTTTTATTTAATCGGATTTATAACGAACAAGCCTAAAAAGTTTTAA
- a CDS encoding acyltransferase family protein encodes MTKNNNFDFLRFLFAILVVVSHSFPLSGSNETKQWIYEITNGQIVLAQIGLSGFFIISGFFIFQSLERSSNLKEYFKKRFLRLFPALFFVLLFSVLLAPFVYNGNITFLKNKEVYTYLPFNLTLYGFQSGIKGVFDQNPYHAINGSLWTIRYEFTLYVVLAFLFFFRNNRKIKMIMLSAVFILFVFLYNFCLKRFGNAELFGFQGVHVLNLGTFFIAGSVLASLKLQNLKNKQVILGVLLLLLLLSLYFGIYEKTKHFIFPIVVLLVGFIPLKFINNFGKTGDASYGIYIYSFPIQQTLMYFFKMDTYTLLFSSVVLSIVFGYLSWHCIEKKALRYKRIKTA; translated from the coding sequence ATGACCAAAAATAATAATTTTGACTTTTTACGTTTTTTGTTTGCAATTCTAGTAGTTGTGTCTCACTCTTTTCCATTGTCTGGCAGCAATGAAACCAAACAATGGATTTATGAAATTACCAATGGACAAATTGTTCTAGCCCAAATAGGCTTAAGTGGTTTTTTTATAATCAGCGGTTTTTTTATATTCCAAAGTCTTGAAAGAAGCAGTAATCTGAAAGAATATTTCAAAAAGAGATTTTTAAGACTTTTTCCAGCCTTATTTTTTGTTTTGCTTTTTTCGGTCCTTCTGGCTCCGTTTGTTTATAATGGAAATATTACTTTTCTAAAAAACAAAGAAGTATATACCTATCTGCCTTTCAATCTTACTTTATACGGATTTCAGTCGGGTATAAAAGGAGTTTTCGATCAAAATCCGTATCATGCTATAAATGGTTCTTTATGGACAATTCGGTATGAATTTACATTGTATGTCGTTCTGGCATTTTTATTCTTTTTTAGAAATAATAGAAAAATAAAAATGATAATGCTTTCGGCTGTTTTTATCCTTTTTGTTTTTCTTTACAATTTTTGTTTAAAGAGATTTGGAAATGCCGAATTGTTTGGATTTCAAGGCGTTCATGTTTTAAATTTAGGAACATTTTTTATTGCTGGAAGCGTTTTGGCCTCATTGAAATTACAGAATCTGAAAAATAAACAAGTGATTTTAGGAGTGTTATTACTACTTCTATTATTGTCTTTGTATTTTGGAATTTATGAAAAAACGAAACATTTCATTTTTCCAATAGTAGTTTTATTGGTTGGTTTTATACCATTGAAATTCATAAATAATTTCGGAAAAACAGGAGATGCTTCCTATGGAATTTACATATACAGTTTTCCTATACAGCAGACTTTAATGTATTTTTTTAAGATGGATACCTATACTTTACTGTTTTCATCAGTAGTTCTTTCAATAGTATTTGGCTATCTATCATGGCATTGTATTGAGAAAAAAGCATTGCGATATAAAAGAATCAAAACAGCATAA